The genomic segment TGAAAACCCTAATGTCTGCCTCTTTTCACTTCTGATTACAGCTCAGGGTCAATCACAGTTGGGCGGTTAAGGTATTTGGGAGCTGTTTCTTCTTGCTTGTCCCTCGTAGTGAAATTATTGTGTGGTCAGACCTTTGTTCCCTCCTTCAGTCCCTCTCTGCAGGGTTGGTTTTTGACTCCATCTGTGAAGGAGGCCCAGTTTTCCCACTGACGGAGGCAGCAGTTTGGTGCCAGTTAATCATTTCTGATCTCTCCACGCTGCCTCACAGACTCGACCCTCTACACCTTTCATTTAGAGAAGCGGTCTCCATCTCTTCAGACATGTTTCCCTGCTTATTTCTTGTCCTGGTGTTTTGGGGCCCGGTTGGCGGCGGGCCCCTGACAAACCCCCACCCCGACATGACGGACCAGGAGCTGTTCTGGGGCAGCGACCAGTACGACTTCTCCGTGGTGCTTCCTTCTGCAGGGTTGGAGTGTTTCTGGCACTTTGCTCACCGCGGAGAGAGATTCTACGTGAGCTTCACGGTGAGAATCTGAGGCCTCGACACGTTTCTCTCCACATCAGCAGGTTCATAAcgttaacaaaaacaatatttcaggCTCTCTAGAGTTCTCAGATTCTTTCATGTAGTATAGTAGcatttttaaattctattcaaATATAGTTATTTTATgtagtattttatatatatatacacacacacacatacacatacacagtagCTTATTTTCTTATAGTATATAgtaagtttttttaaaattatatttacatttagtcGGTTATTTTACTATATAGTATGGTAGTATTTTATATGCATTATTTTATGTACATCTACAAATACAGTAAggtattttttatatacttaaatagtatatttttatggattttacacacatttacatataaTAAGTTGATTTTATACATATAGTGGCAAATATTGCATTTTCACATATACTGTAAtaagtagtttttttaaatttagtatAGTAGTGGTATTACATGTAATACTCTTTTATATAGTCTGTGGTCGTACTGAATATATATTCAAATATAGTAAGTTATAGTAATAGTATTTTATATgtagtattttatatatattctgaTATACTTTAGTAGGTTGTGGTaggttattatatatatatatatatatatatatatatatattttacagtacTATCCTCTGGGTACCATGAATATTTCATGTCAGCCTCATCAGCAGTCATGAAGATTG from the Micropterus dolomieu isolate WLL.071019.BEF.003 ecotype Adirondacks unplaced genomic scaffold, ASM2129224v1 contig_3618, whole genome shotgun sequence genome contains:
- the LOC123964610 gene encoding transmembrane emp24 domain-containing protein 6-like, translated to MFPCLFLVLVFWGPVGGGPLTNPHPDMTDQELFWGSDQYDFSVVLPSAGLECFWHFAHRGERFYVSFTVQWVTGVGHDRHLSVSVNAPSGLLVSTVDDAKGQINFEAEET